The following coding sequences lie in one Candidatus Poribacteria bacterium genomic window:
- a CDS encoding family 10 glycosylhydrolase — protein sequence MMFFLRLANQRLPYATPIVILVCLLLWCVGGFNLAAAQRAEIAIVLPKATPQVSAGDVQYARSVAKRFNRLLNGIGLTAATLEEAALSEAQLKSRRLIVLPLNPVITAQTANLLKGFVASGGKLFVTYTLPDAVAPLLGLRQTNWLRQEAPGHFASIQLNAPDIPDMPASIRQASWNITVAEPTTPDTKIIGYWHNAKGESTDLPALSVGKAGIFFSHIFLPDDIPRKMQMLAALLGHLVPEFRRTIAEQVIAAMTTIGHTKDFAALKQFVQQSNIPEANQALAAGTDLMNRARTAYDTGVYNTAITIARASRAEFSKAYFLSHISVETEGRAVWNHSGLGAYPGDWERSAKELASAGVNIILPNMAWAGVAHYPSKILPQSKTYTQYGDQIAQCVEAAHKHGLEVHVWKITWNLEGAPKEFVEKIRKAGRTQVSATGQPLNWLCPSHPKNVLLELDSILEIVTNYDVDGIHLDYIRYPGSHACYCQGCRERFVLATRLQIDKWPAAVLPKTGTHSEKYTEWRVQQITRLVRLLHKRAREVDPEVKISAAVFGWYPGCVTSIGQDWIAWAKSGYVDFVCPMNYTEDTSYFTELLTNQLALMPKDVAIYPGIGATASNSLLTPDAVVEQIYLSRNLGASGWTIFDYSLDISEAVLPALAIGVAKRKAKPPH from the coding sequence ATGATGTTTTTTCTTCGACTTGCAAATCAGCGTCTACCCTATGCAACCCCAATAGTTATTCTGGTGTGCCTGTTACTCTGGTGTGTCGGTGGGTTCAACCTCGCTGCAGCGCAGCGAGCAGAGATTGCAATTGTCTTACCGAAAGCCACGCCGCAGGTATCAGCAGGTGATGTTCAATATGCTCGTTCTGTCGCTAAAAGATTCAACCGGCTGCTCAACGGCATCGGATTAACCGCTGCCACGCTTGAAGAGGCAGCGCTCTCTGAAGCACAACTCAAATCCCGGCGATTGATTGTTCTTCCACTGAACCCTGTGATCACAGCGCAAACTGCGAACTTATTAAAAGGTTTTGTAGCAAGTGGTGGTAAACTGTTTGTAACCTATACTTTACCCGATGCAGTGGCACCGCTCCTCGGTTTGCGTCAAACAAATTGGCTACGGCAAGAGGCACCTGGGCATTTTGCTTCAATTCAGCTGAACGCTCCTGATATACCTGATATGCCAGCATCTATCAGGCAAGCATCTTGGAACATTACAGTGGCAGAACCGACAACACCCGATACGAAAATTATCGGGTACTGGCACAATGCCAAAGGTGAGTCTACTGATTTACCGGCGCTATCTGTAGGGAAGGCAGGGATCTTCTTCAGTCATATTTTCCTTCCAGACGATATCCCGCGCAAGATGCAGATGCTCGCTGCGCTCTTAGGACATCTCGTTCCAGAATTTCGGCGTACGATTGCTGAACAAGTTATAGCGGCGATGACGACTATTGGACACACCAAAGATTTCGCTGCACTAAAGCAATTTGTTCAGCAGAGCAATATCCCCGAAGCGAATCAAGCATTGGCAGCTGGAACAGATTTGATGAATCGGGCGCGCACTGCGTATGATACCGGGGTTTACAATACAGCAATAACGATCGCTCGCGCGAGTCGCGCAGAATTCTCAAAAGCCTATTTCCTATCGCACATCAGTGTTGAAACTGAAGGGCGCGCCGTATGGAATCACTCTGGACTTGGTGCCTATCCCGGAGATTGGGAACGGTCTGCCAAGGAATTAGCGTCTGCAGGGGTTAACATAATTCTGCCAAACATGGCGTGGGCAGGGGTCGCACATTATCCGAGTAAAATCTTGCCACAGAGCAAAACTTATACGCAATACGGCGATCAGATTGCGCAGTGCGTTGAAGCCGCACACAAGCACGGCTTAGAAGTTCATGTGTGGAAAATCACGTGGAATTTGGAAGGCGCGCCGAAAGAATTCGTCGAAAAAATACGGAAAGCAGGACGGACCCAAGTCTCCGCAACGGGGCAACCCCTCAATTGGCTCTGCCCCTCACATCCAAAAAATGTGCTTCTGGAATTGGATAGCATCCTTGAAATCGTGACAAATTACGATGTAGACGGCATCCATCTCGATTATATCCGTTATCCGGGAAGCCATGCCTGCTACTGTCAGGGCTGCCGCGAGAGATTCGTGCTGGCAACGCGGCTGCAGATTGATAAATGGCCCGCCGCAGTCTTGCCAAAAACGGGTACACATAGCGAAAAGTATACCGAGTGGCGTGTACAACAGATCACACGCTTAGTACGTCTGCTCCACAAACGCGCGCGCGAAGTTGACCCTGAAGTCAAAATTTCTGCTGCCGTCTTTGGCTGGTATCCCGGATGTGTCACTTCTATCGGACAGGATTGGATCGCATGGGCGAAATCTGGTTATGTTGATTTTGTGTGTCCGATGAATTATACAGAAGACACAAGCTATTTCACGGAGTTGTTAACCAATCAACTCGCTCTTATGCCTAAAGATGTTGCCATCTATCCGGGTATCGGCGCGACTGCTTCTAATTCGCTACTGACACCAGATGCGGTTGTTGAACAGATCTACCTTTCGCGCAACTTAGGCGCGTCGGGATGGACAATTTTTGATTATTCCCTTGATATTTCTGAGGCTGTATTACCGGCACTGGCTATCGGGGTCGCAAAACGCAAAGCAAAACCGCCACATTGA
- a CDS encoding N-acetylmuramoyl-L-alanine amidase: MKMCCFCLLGLFLAILSGCMSMSGYKQALLYEEASLRHHAYTTGTTPATAAEWRALVSEFQKVIDADVQGPSADDAQYAIASSWMWSIKVGGTEAPQQAIKALRKLIHTYPNSKYRPLAHYWLGRCYDYINDDSQAIMQYQLVENRYADSQVSEPAKLELARAYARQGYPTRAETSYKSLVDSSTNQKIGDVAAKELQVLKTQPKSVRPPAKENIQIQPQPRPEPQQAKQPKSAAPVTDPEPLVPKSLTREFGLTAKTIVIDPGHGGKDPGGLGSSNLQEKGIVLSISHKLREVLTAKGYTVLMTRETDHLIPLKKRTEFATQRKADLFLSIHANAAESSRANGIETYYLDVTSTDKASEKIAARENINSGYSIQELETLLVGLIRESKSEDSKRLARHVQDALVQNTGAVDRGVKHARFVVLIGTKVPAILIETGFVSNPVEGRKLTTSAYQHKIATAIAQGVDKFLGKTGETPFVKTQVPKFSAKRIVRK; encoded by the coding sequence ATGAAAATGTGTTGTTTCTGTCTGCTCGGACTCTTTCTGGCAATATTGTCTGGATGTATGAGCATGTCAGGGTATAAACAGGCTTTGTTATATGAAGAGGCTTCACTGCGCCATCATGCGTATACAACCGGTACAACGCCTGCCACCGCTGCGGAGTGGCGTGCTCTTGTTTCAGAGTTCCAAAAGGTTATTGATGCAGATGTCCAGGGACCGTCAGCAGATGATGCACAATACGCAATCGCCTCAAGTTGGATGTGGAGCATCAAGGTTGGGGGCACCGAAGCACCGCAGCAGGCGATTAAAGCACTCCGAAAGCTGATTCACACCTATCCTAACTCGAAATACAGACCACTGGCTCACTATTGGTTAGGACGTTGCTACGATTATATCAACGACGATTCTCAGGCTATCATGCAATACCAACTTGTGGAGAACCGTTATGCGGATTCCCAAGTGTCCGAGCCTGCCAAGTTGGAATTGGCACGGGCGTATGCAAGGCAAGGGTATCCCACACGCGCTGAAACGTCCTATAAAAGTCTTGTTGATTCTTCAACAAACCAGAAAATTGGCGATGTTGCCGCTAAAGAACTACAAGTACTCAAGACACAACCAAAATCGGTTCGCCCACCCGCTAAAGAAAATATTCAAATACAACCACAACCGCGGCCTGAACCACAGCAAGCAAAGCAGCCGAAATCCGCAGCACCGGTTACGGATCCTGAACCTTTAGTCCCAAAATCATTAACGCGTGAATTTGGATTGACCGCGAAAACGATTGTTATCGACCCCGGACACGGTGGGAAAGATCCAGGAGGCCTCGGAAGTAGTAATCTTCAAGAGAAAGGTATTGTTCTCAGTATCTCACACAAACTCCGCGAGGTTTTAACAGCAAAAGGCTATACCGTGCTAATGACACGCGAGACCGATCATCTTATTCCACTCAAAAAACGTACCGAATTCGCGACGCAACGTAAAGCAGATCTTTTTCTCAGTATCCATGCCAATGCAGCTGAAAGTTCGAGAGCCAACGGCATCGAAACCTACTATCTGGATGTAACCAGTACGGACAAAGCCTCAGAAAAAATCGCAGCACGAGAAAATATAAACTCCGGCTACAGTATCCAAGAATTGGAAACATTGTTGGTGGGATTGATACGAGAAAGCAAAAGTGAGGATAGCAAACGCTTGGCAAGGCATGTACAGGATGCATTGGTCCAGAACACAGGCGCGGTTGACCGTGGTGTCAAACATGCTCGCTTTGTCGTCTTAATAGGAACAAAGGTGCCTGCTATTCTCATTGAAACCGGATTTGTGTCGAACCCAGTGGAAGGACGGAAACTCACAACGTCGGCATATCAGCATAAAATCGCCACCGCTATTGCACAAGGTGTCGATAAATTTTTAGGGAAGACTGGTGAAACACCTTTTGTTAAAACTCAAGTCCCAAAATTTTCCGCTAAAAGGATTGTAAGGAAATAG
- a CDS encoding leucine-rich repeat domain-containing protein encodes MKTTLCFILTLFTFTMLVFVPNSFAQDAVPEYAVRVIYFLPNDRQPKPDIDKMLDTEIKEAQRFFADQLEVHGFDRKTFRIETDDAGNAIVHHVNGQHDDAYYQNPSVGGSHSAANEIAEQFDMSKNIYYIALDSSSIFLDGREITGWAYGNSVSGVAFVTAFEKVPTIHELGHAFGLTHDYRSNFKAKRAYTSDFHGIMTTTFCAAEWLYTHRYFNSNPGESNNNTDIQFHPPELIEPPTKIRLRFTLTDPDGLHQVQLLHPQRFLPGEYNHLAGINEATLAACQKLSGKRATVEFVTHDLVGHNDTTNEIAIANKIFLKIIDVSGNTTQRLFDIDITPLMPLHEVVSIPDPNLASVIREKLGLASGDSITNLNIFRLSKLVAVGRQITNLTGLEHAIYLRELNLLGNQIEDVTPLSQLTYLTTLHIGGNKIQDITPLETLKSLSNLSLADNPISNLTVLSAFKNLEVLGIGNNPISDISPVWELTQLRYLSLRFLKIRDLSPLTNFTNLTELQVDSAEISDITPLSGLANLRSLYLRNNQISDVSPLSELVNLRELYLEGNPIKDRKPLLELLQKTPDVKIHLKWGGKPLPVTLSHFRAEHTNTGVVLKWVTESEVDNAGFYIYRSETRDGAFKVVNPTMIQGAGTISERNTYTWRDTTAKPNVVYYYQIEDISHAGVRKQLATVRMRGLVSASGKLTTKWADLKIQEE; translated from the coding sequence ATGAAAACAACACTATGTTTTATACTGACACTATTCACTTTTACAATGCTTGTATTTGTGCCAAACAGTTTCGCACAAGACGCGGTACCAGAGTATGCCGTGCGAGTGATATACTTTCTACCGAACGACCGTCAACCGAAGCCTGACATAGACAAAATGCTGGATACAGAGATAAAAGAGGCGCAGCGATTTTTCGCAGACCAGTTGGAAGTCCACGGGTTCGACAGAAAAACATTTAGAATTGAAACCGATGATGCCGGAAATGCTATTGTTCATCATGTTAACGGACAGCACGACGATGCATATTACCAGAATCCTTCCGTTGGTGGATCCCATAGTGCCGCTAACGAAATTGCAGAACAGTTTGATATGTCAAAAAATATCTATTATATCGCCTTGGATAGCAGTAGTATTTTCCTTGATGGCAGAGAGATAACGGGTTGGGCATACGGAAATAGCGTGAGTGGCGTAGCATTTGTTACAGCCTTTGAGAAAGTTCCCACTATTCATGAACTTGGACATGCTTTTGGATTGACACATGATTACCGTTCTAACTTTAAGGCAAAAAGAGCTTATACTTCAGACTTTCATGGGATTATGACAACCACTTTCTGTGCGGCAGAATGGTTATATACACACCGATATTTCAACTCAAATCCAGGAGAAAGTAATAATAACACGGATATTCAATTTCACCCTCCCGAACTTATTGAACCACCGACTAAAATACGTCTCCGATTTACATTAACTGACCCTGATGGACTTCACCAAGTGCAGTTGTTGCATCCACAAAGGTTTTTACCAGGAGAGTATAATCATTTGGCAGGAATAAACGAGGCAACTTTAGCTGCTTGCCAGAAGTTAAGCGGTAAACGAGCCACCGTCGAATTTGTAACGCATGATTTGGTAGGGCATAATGATACAACTAATGAAATAGCCATTGCTAATAAAATATTTCTGAAAATTATAGATGTTTCTGGAAACACTACACAGCGTCTGTTTGACATTGATATTACGCCTCTTATGCCTTTACATGAAGTTGTTTCAATACCAGATCCGAATTTAGCATCAGTAATCCGGGAAAAACTCGGTTTGGCATCCGGGGATTCCATAACGAATCTGAATATTTTTCGGCTATCTAAACTTGTAGCCGTCGGTCGTCAGATAACAAACCTTACAGGGCTTGAACACGCAATCTACCTGCGTGAATTAAATTTGTTAGGTAATCAAATCGAGGACGTAACCCCTCTCTCACAGTTGACATATTTGACAACATTACATATTGGGGGTAATAAAATTCAAGACATCACGCCTCTCGAAACTTTAAAGTCCTTGAGCAATTTAAGTTTAGCGGATAATCCTATCAGCAACCTCACAGTTCTTTCTGCATTTAAAAACTTAGAAGTTTTAGGCATTGGGAATAATCCTATCAGCGATATCAGTCCAGTTTGGGAGTTGACACAACTGAGATATTTATCACTCAGATTTTTAAAGATTCGTGACCTTTCTCCGCTCACAAACTTTACAAACTTAACAGAATTACAGGTTGATTCTGCTGAAATCAGCGACATCACACCCCTTTCAGGATTGGCGAATTTAAGAAGCTTATATCTTAGGAACAATCAAATCAGCGATGTCAGTCCGCTGTCTGAACTTGTCAATCTCAGAGAATTATACCTTGAAGGAAACCCGATTAAAGATAGAAAACCGCTTCTTGAACTCCTACAAAAGACTCCAGATGTTAAAATACATCTCAAGTGGGGTGGTAAACCGTTGCCTGTCACTTTATCCCACTTCCGCGCAGAACACACCAATACGGGTGTTGTGCTCAAATGGGTAACAGAATCGGAGGTGGATAATGCTGGGTTTTATATTTATCGCAGTGAAACAAGGGACGGAGCATTCAAGGTTGTCAACCCGACGATGATACAAGGTGCAGGCACAATCAGCGAACGTAACACCTACACCTGGAGAGATACCACCGCTAAACCGAATGTCGTTTACTACTATCAGATAGAGGACATTTCGCATGCAGGCGTTCGCAAGCAGTTAGCTACTGTTCGCATGAGAGGGTTGGTGTCTGCGAGTGGTAAACTGACTACAAAATGGGCCGATTTGAAAATACAGGAGGAATGA
- a CDS encoding phytanoyl-CoA dioxygenase family protein, with protein sequence MELTPQEIQLFRHNGFIKFPTQLSTDHVAALKTAALKDIAEGVEPVARQDDRIIRISAIWERGGIFRETITCDEILNPLESLLGSDIEFVLNRHNHVYLRDAGSSHSLALHRDVRHWSRTIATVLVYLEDTNLENGCTRVVPGSHHLPAFANLEDEALQEIAAGQAIPLPMPAGGLLAIDSMIIHSAGINQTDGTRMSMTLGYHSADELTLEDNPKRVLVRGTRPYRGNDKPREY encoded by the coding sequence ATGGAACTGACTCCGCAAGAAATCCAACTGTTTCGTCACAACGGCTTCATCAAATTTCCGACCCAACTCTCTACCGATCACGTAGCGGCATTAAAAACGGCGGCGTTGAAGGACATAGCGGAAGGCGTAGAACCTGTTGCACGTCAAGATGACAGAATTATCCGAATCTCTGCAATTTGGGAGCGCGGCGGTATCTTCCGAGAGACGATCACCTGTGATGAAATTCTCAATCCACTGGAATCGCTATTGGGTTCGGATATAGAATTCGTGCTAAATCGCCACAATCATGTCTATCTCCGAGATGCGGGTTCAAGTCATTCGCTCGCCTTACATCGCGATGTCCGTCATTGGTCCCGGACAATCGCGACTGTCTTGGTCTATTTGGAAGACACAAATTTGGAAAATGGTTGTACACGGGTTGTGCCTGGATCACACCACTTACCCGCTTTCGCTAATCTCGAAGATGAAGCCCTACAGGAGATCGCTGCGGGTCAGGCGATTCCGTTACCGATGCCAGCAGGTGGTTTGCTTGCCATTGATAGCATGATAATCCACTCGGCAGGCATCAATCAGACGGATGGGACGCGGATGAGCATGACGCTCGGCTACCACAGCGCAGATGAACTCACGTTGGAAGACAATCCCAAGAGAGTGCTCGTCCGCGGCACGCGACCTTATCGCGGTAACGACAAACCACGGGAGTATTAG
- the serS gene encoding serine--tRNA ligase has translation MIDLKFIRENTEEVRQMLADRHTEADLDQLVALDTRWRENLTHTQSLKAHQNQVSQQIAERKKAKLDATETIAEMRTLSQKIKELTAENNDSKAEIDAILLTIPNMPEASTPVGTSEDDNIEIKTWGELPSFDFELKPHWEIAEQLDIVDFQRGAKVAGSNFVLFKGLGARLERALIQFMLDLHTTQHGYTEVSPPFLANRPTMTGTGQLPKFEADMYRCDRDEENPDSDLFLIPTAEVPVTNLFAGEILSSDDLPIYYTAYTPCFRREAGAYGKDTRGLQRIHQFDKVEMVKFTTPETSYAEHESLLANAESVLQALGLPYRVVQHCTVELGFAAAKCYDIEVWAPARQRFLEVSSCSNFEAFQARRANIRYRPEAGAKPEFIHTLNASGTALPRVVIALLETYQNSDGTVRVPAVLQPYMGGLTQIG, from the coding sequence GTGATTGACCTTAAATTTATTCGAGAAAATACCGAAGAGGTCCGCCAGATGTTAGCGGATCGCCATACTGAAGCTGACCTGGATCAGTTGGTAGCATTGGATACACGCTGGCGTGAGAATTTGACGCATACCCAATCCCTCAAGGCGCACCAAAACCAAGTCTCGCAACAGATCGCTGAACGCAAAAAGGCAAAACTGGATGCGACAGAGACTATCGCGGAGATGCGGACACTCTCGCAAAAGATAAAAGAACTCACTGCCGAAAACAACGATTCAAAAGCCGAGATAGACGCTATTCTGCTGACAATTCCAAATATGCCAGAGGCAAGTACACCGGTCGGCACCTCTGAAGACGATAACATCGAGATTAAGACGTGGGGCGAATTGCCGAGTTTCGATTTTGAGCTGAAACCGCACTGGGAAATCGCTGAACAGTTGGATATTGTCGATTTTCAACGCGGTGCTAAGGTCGCGGGTAGCAACTTTGTGCTGTTCAAAGGCTTAGGGGCGCGGTTGGAACGTGCGCTGATTCAGTTTATGCTTGATTTGCATACGACGCAACACGGCTACACCGAAGTCTCACCTCCATTTCTCGCTAACCGCCCTACGATGACAGGGACAGGACAACTCCCTAAATTTGAGGCAGATATGTATCGATGCGATAGGGATGAAGAGAATCCCGACAGCGATTTGTTCCTCATTCCAACGGCCGAAGTTCCTGTGACGAATCTTTTTGCGGGTGAGATACTCTCCAGTGATGATCTGCCTATCTACTATACTGCCTATACACCGTGTTTCCGACGTGAAGCGGGTGCTTATGGTAAGGACACACGCGGCTTACAACGTATCCATCAATTTGACAAAGTAGAGATGGTGAAGTTTACGACCCCCGAAACCTCTTATGCGGAACATGAATCACTCTTAGCGAATGCTGAGAGCGTTTTGCAGGCACTTGGATTGCCGTATCGCGTCGTGCAACATTGCACAGTGGAACTCGGCTTCGCTGCAGCAAAGTGTTACGATATTGAGGTGTGGGCACCTGCGCGACAACGGTTTTTAGAGGTCTCTTCCTGCAGCAACTTCGAGGCGTTCCAAGCACGTCGTGCGAATATCCGCTATCGTCCGGAAGCCGGTGCGAAACCGGAGTTCATTCATACGCTCAATGCCTCCGGCACAGCATTGCCGCGTGTTGTCATCGCGCTCCTTGAGACGTATCAGAACTCGGATGGCACAGTTCGCGTGCCTGCGGTGCTACAACCGTATATGGGAGGTCTGACGCAAATTGGATAA
- a CDS encoding DUF2283 domain-containing protein → MELNYYPETDSLYIILSEQPSVESQEISEGILLDYDAEGRLVGIDIDNASYKVEMEELILSQIPAKVEMASA, encoded by the coding sequence ATGGAACTCAATTACTATCCAGAAACAGACTCACTGTATATCATTTTGTCCGAGCAGCCCAGTGTAGAGAGTCAAGAAATATCAGAAGGTATTCTCCTTGACTATGATGCCGAGGGTAGGCTTGTTGGGATTGACATTGATAATGCCAGCTATAAAGTTGAAATGGAGGAATTGATTCTCAGTCAGATCCCTGCCAAGGTTGAAATGGCGAGTGCATAG
- the bioB gene encoding biotin synthase BioB → METTFYNELTTTSLSGELLSDATCEKLLTAPETELLPLLDAAYQVRKTYFRNEVQLHILNNAQNGYCPEDCGYCAQANSATTDIETYPLKPDAEILEEAKRAYESGAYRYCIVMSGRGPSPKRVSHLAELIQAVKARYPIEVCLSAGLIDVESAHILKTAGLDRLNHNLNTSETHYPNICSTHTYQDRMETLQAAQTAGLACCSGVIVGMGEGTDDLIKVAKALRQFEVASLPVNFFLPISGTQLSESVTAQRSVPTTLTPDYCLRVLCLYRFLNPRAEIRVAAGREHHLRSMEVMALYPANSMFIDGYLNAEGSTASRTMEMIKDAGFTVKTNAEDVEQLNQNDIEKRDVLLKELKVLRPRMES, encoded by the coding sequence ATGGAAACAACATTTTATAACGAATTAACAACCACCAGCCTCAGTGGCGAATTACTTTCCGATGCTACTTGTGAGAAACTTCTAACAGCACCGGAAACAGAATTGCTCCCGCTATTGGATGCTGCATATCAAGTTCGCAAAACCTATTTTCGGAACGAGGTGCAACTCCATATTCTCAACAATGCACAAAACGGTTACTGTCCAGAGGATTGTGGTTATTGCGCACAGGCGAATTCTGCAACGACAGATATCGAGACTTACCCCTTAAAACCCGATGCCGAGATTCTGGAAGAAGCCAAACGCGCTTATGAATCTGGCGCGTATCGTTATTGCATTGTAATGAGTGGACGCGGACCCTCGCCAAAACGCGTATCACACCTCGCAGAACTCATCCAGGCTGTAAAGGCACGCTATCCGATTGAGGTGTGTCTCTCTGCTGGACTGATTGACGTGGAATCCGCGCATATCCTGAAAACAGCAGGATTGGATAGGTTGAACCATAATCTGAATACTTCCGAAACCCACTATCCGAATATCTGTAGTACGCACACTTATCAGGATCGGATGGAGACACTACAAGCCGCACAAACGGCTGGACTTGCCTGTTGTTCAGGTGTAATCGTTGGGATGGGTGAGGGAACGGACGATTTGATTAAGGTCGCCAAGGCACTCCGTCAGTTTGAGGTTGCTTCACTGCCGGTTAACTTTTTCCTGCCGATATCCGGCACGCAGTTGTCGGAATCCGTTACGGCACAACGGAGTGTGCCTACTACTTTAACCCCGGATTATTGTCTCCGAGTATTGTGTCTGTACCGATTCTTGAATCCACGCGCAGAAATAAGGGTCGCTGCAGGTAGAGAACACCACCTACGAAGTATGGAGGTAATGGCACTCTACCCAGCAAATTCAATGTTTATTGATGGCTACCTAAATGCGGAAGGTTCGACAGCATCGCGGACAATGGAGATGATTAAGGATGCCGGCTTTACGGTCAAAACAAACGCTGAAGACGTTGAACAACTCAATCAGAACGACATAGAGAAAAGAGATGTACTTCTCAAAGAGTTAAAAGTGCTTCGACCGCGCATGGAATCTTAA
- a CDS encoding dihydroorotate dehydrogenase electron transfer subunit, with translation MPNKGFINRFDIHTTVLSNEAVAEAHYLLRCECPEIAQHARPGQFIHVMISQDTGMLLRRPFTIYTVEGHEITMLYQIIGDGTQRLSEMLAGEPLQVLGPLGNTFDFTTKPEPAILVGGGAGIASLMLLAVALRKNGIQTLGLVGAQRHARLLSVKDLEAIDIEVHIATDDGSIGHHGYITDILADMLENTAWQCPTVYACGPHGMLSAVAKVAADFEVPTQIAMENRMGCAMGVCLGCVCPVRIDADTIEYQRVCTEGPVFNAADVAWNIF, from the coding sequence ATGCCAAATAAAGGATTTATCAACAGGTTTGACATCCACACCACTGTCCTCTCAAACGAGGCGGTAGCGGAAGCACATTATTTGTTGCGTTGTGAATGCCCCGAAATCGCTCAACACGCACGTCCCGGGCAGTTCATCCACGTCATGATTTCACAGGATACCGGTATGCTGCTCCGCCGTCCTTTCACAATCTATACGGTAGAGGGGCACGAGATAACGATGCTCTATCAGATTATCGGTGACGGAACACAGCGATTGTCGGAGATGTTGGCAGGTGAACCGCTACAGGTGCTGGGACCACTCGGCAATACATTTGATTTTACCACAAAACCCGAACCCGCAATTCTTGTTGGTGGGGGTGCTGGTATTGCTTCACTCATGTTGCTGGCTGTGGCACTGCGTAAAAATGGTATACAGACACTTGGCTTGGTCGGTGCTCAGCGTCATGCTCGGCTTTTAAGTGTGAAGGATTTAGAAGCAATCGATATTGAAGTACATATAGCTACAGACGATGGAAGTATCGGGCATCACGGATATATCACTGACATCCTCGCGGATATGCTTGAGAATACCGCTTGGCAATGTCCAACGGTTTATGCGTGCGGCCCACACGGGATGCTTTCTGCTGTCGCAAAGGTAGCTGCTGATTTTGAAGTCCCAACGCAAATCGCCATGGAAAATCGGATGGGGTGCGCAATGGGTGTATGTCTCGGTTGTGTCTGTCCCGTCCGTATAGACGCTGATACTATAGAATACCAACGTGTTTGCACCGAAGGACCTGTCTTTAATGCAGCTGATGTTGCATGGAACATTTTTTAG
- a CDS encoding metallophosphoesterase family protein has product MKNILKFNSDRRFKIVQFTDIHWQNGESADRQSAALMTQIAAAESPDLIVLTGDILSGGGCDDAADSLREVVKIVEGCGIPWAAVFGNHDDEGSADRHELMAVMQDSKLSLSEPGPEEIPGVGNYALPIQNSEENASAAVLYFIDSGSYAPTDIGGYDWIRREQIVWYLQESAKFTAESGQPLPALAFFHIPIPEYDEVWDFHTCYGVKYENVCAPQVNTGFFAAMHEAGDVMGTFVGHEHINDFWGDLHGIRLCYGRATGYNTYGREGFPRGARVIELEEGTRQFETWLHLDDSTTIHSQPEHTPLQRTFTED; this is encoded by the coding sequence GTGAAAAACATATTGAAGTTCAATAGTGATCGGCGTTTTAAAATCGTGCAATTCACCGATATTCACTGGCAGAACGGTGAATCTGCTGATCGGCAATCAGCCGCACTGATGACACAAATCGCAGCAGCAGAATCCCCGGATTTAATTGTGTTGACAGGTGATATTTTGTCTGGCGGTGGATGCGACGATGCCGCTGATTCTCTCCGAGAGGTTGTTAAAATCGTAGAGGGATGCGGAATTCCGTGGGCGGCGGTATTCGGCAATCATGATGACGAAGGCAGTGCAGATCGTCACGAGTTGATGGCAGTTATGCAAGATAGCAAACTGTCCCTCTCGGAACCAGGTCCCGAAGAGATACCTGGGGTCGGAAATTACGCGCTACCCATCCAAAATTCTGAAGAGAACGCATCTGCTGCAGTGCTTTATTTTATCGATTCCGGTAGTTACGCGCCAACAGATATTGGTGGTTATGATTGGATTAGACGGGAACAAATTGTATGGTATCTGCAAGAATCCGCAAAGTTCACTGCTGAATCGGGACAACCCCTTCCTGCGCTTGCCTTTTTCCACATCCCAATTCCGGAATATGACGAGGTGTGGGATTTTCATACCTGCTACGGTGTGAAATATGAGAATGTTTGCGCGCCTCAGGTTAACACCGGTTTTTTTGCTGCGATGCATGAGGCTGGCGATGTTATGGGTACTTTTGTTGGGCACGAACATATCAACGATTTTTGGGGCGATCTACACGGGATTCGTCTCTGCTATGGTCGTGCGACTGGCTATAATACCTACGGCAGAGAAGGGTTTCCGCGCGGTGCCCGTGTCATTGAGTTAGAGGAAGGCACTCGGCAATTTGAGACGTGGCTCCATCTTGACGACAGCACCACAATCCATTCGCAACCCGAGCATACACCGCTCCAACGAACTTTTACTGAGGATTAA